Proteins encoded within one genomic window of uncultured Fusobacterium sp.:
- a CDS encoding immunity 17 family protein, producing MTNPISDLYIKFMENVDPYLRRYPYLVGIIGGLLFFFGAIFNWKWICDPTGSKRFMRTVYEIFGERGFRFFTGVFGAIIVIFSLSLWLKN from the coding sequence ATGACCAATCCAATCAGTGATTTATATATAAAGTTTATGGAAAATGTAGACCCTTATTTAAGAAGATATCCGTATCTTGTTGGAATAATAGGAGGATTATTATTTTTCTTTGGTGCAATTTTTAATTGGAAATGGATTTGTGATCCTACAGGTTCAAAAAGATTTATGAGAACTGTATATGAAATTTTTGGAGAGAGAGGATTTAGATTTTTTACAGGAGTGTTTGGAGCTATAATAGTGATTTTTTCTTTATCTTTATGGTTAAAAAATTAA